In Brevinema andersonii, a genomic segment contains:
- a CDS encoding aldo/keto reductase family protein, with translation MNYRHLGKTGLQVSEISLGGWLTYGNTTEKETTFDIIDKAYELGINFFDCANVYAYGESEKVMGKILNRYPRDTYVITTKAFWPMNELPNGRGLSRKHVFEQVHASLERMNMDYIDIFYCHRFDSESDLYETLRTIDDFIRQGKILYMGVSEWTASQIIEGLKVQDQYLLDRMVVNQPVYNLINRSIEPEIVSACINNGLGIVAFSPIAQGFLSGKYRKGKEIPKDSRAANEKTNTFIEKYLTPNNLDRIQQFITIAENKSCTPSQLAIAWILHKPGISSALMGASHVEQIEENVKATDIELTEQDMIEIEKIFA, from the coding sequence ATGAACTACAGACATCTGGGAAAAACAGGCTTGCAAGTGAGCGAAATAAGCTTAGGTGGATGGCTTACATATGGCAACACAACAGAAAAAGAAACGACTTTCGATATAATCGATAAAGCTTATGAATTAGGGATCAATTTTTTTGATTGTGCAAACGTATATGCTTATGGCGAGTCAGAAAAAGTGATGGGAAAGATTTTAAATCGCTACCCTCGGGACACTTATGTTATTACTACCAAAGCATTTTGGCCAATGAACGAACTTCCTAATGGTAGAGGTTTGTCACGGAAACATGTTTTCGAACAAGTACATGCATCGTTAGAACGCATGAATATGGATTATATTGATATTTTCTACTGCCACCGTTTTGATTCTGAATCAGATCTTTATGAAACTTTACGCACTATCGATGACTTCATCCGTCAAGGAAAAATTTTATACATGGGGGTCAGTGAGTGGACTGCTAGTCAAATTATTGAGGGCTTAAAAGTTCAAGATCAATATCTTTTAGACCGTATGGTTGTCAATCAGCCTGTTTATAATCTTATTAATAGATCTATCGAACCGGAAATTGTTTCTGCATGCATCAATAATGGTTTGGGGATTGTTGCTTTTTCCCCTATTGCGCAAGGATTTTTGTCTGGCAAATATCGAAAAGGCAAAGAAATACCTAAAGATTCGAGAGCAGCAAACGAGAAAACAAATACATTTATTGAAAAATACTTAACACCAAATAACTTAGATCGAATTCAGCAATTTATCACTATAGCAGAGAATAAATCGTGTACCCCGTCACAACTGGCTATTGCATGGATTTTACATAAACCTGGTATTAGTTCTGCATTAATGGGAGCATCTCATGTAGAACAAATTGAGGAAAACGTGAAAGCTACGGATATCGAACTTACAGAACAAGATATGATCGAAATTGAAAAAATATTTGCTTAA
- a CDS encoding ribosome maturation factor RimP — protein sequence MKQNELFDFIKNIIIELDYIPLEINLTHIKNKTILKIVIHHLKHPVSLDDCTEIANIVSRQLDIENPFDKAYDLVVESPGLQREIKSLEEYQYFIGRELCIFPKTTDKFPTKDRFFIAFLENICDNTLTVKNNQHIFNISCDEIQKAHLFFDFSKALKNNKKKNHKIHGG from the coding sequence ATGAAACAAAATGAATTATTTGATTTTATAAAAAATATTATTATTGAATTAGATTATATTCCTTTGGAAATAAATTTAACGCATATAAAAAATAAAACTATTCTTAAAATAGTTATTCATCATTTGAAGCACCCTGTTAGTCTTGATGATTGTACAGAAATTGCCAATATAGTATCACGTCAATTAGATATTGAAAATCCTTTTGATAAAGCGTATGATCTTGTTGTTGAGTCACCTGGGCTGCAACGTGAAATTAAATCTCTCGAAGAATATCAATACTTTATCGGACGCGAACTTTGCATATTTCCCAAAACTACTGATAAATTTCCTACAAAAGATAGGTTTTTTATTGCATTTTTAGAAAATATATGCGATAATACCCTAACTGTAAAAAATAATCAGCATATATTTAATATATCTTGCGACGAAATACAAAAAGCACATTTATTTTTTGATTTTTCTAAGGCATTGAAAAACAATAAAAAGAAAAATCATAAAATACACGGAGGATAG
- the nusA gene encoding transcription termination/antitermination protein NusA: MAFSDLITAFAKEHNISEELAETVLKETFVTLYKREFGKDYNNIDVELEKNGISLWQLKTVANEITDPVLQISLKDAKQFSTVDQIDMGDEIRIPIPVEHYGRQAVQIMKQVLKQKISDVQKDIIYNEFHDKVGTLFSGRVKSRSESKYGGYYIALERKDTEAFLPYSEALPDEILEPGDVVKVYLKDVLQVTKRGESQIILTRINPAIVQELLKLHIPEIADGTFIIKAVARKPGEVTKIVLHSTVENLDPISITVGKAGANIKPIRQELGSERIEIIRYKPEIKELIANAIRASRVLKNRIAEVFNIDLNYETNEAFIVVADEFLAPLIGKGGSHQRMLEEILGWKIRFRTYSEFEEVLKEKQKEVDNILGITDSHDFEIVEDEVISLDMLPFTPEQIQALEDAGFHSITEIIELTVEDLTQETGLSLNEALEIWKIIEDNIEIEEDHE; this comes from the coding sequence GTGGCCTTTTCTGATCTTATTACAGCTTTTGCAAAAGAACACAATATTTCTGAAGAATTAGCAGAAACTGTTCTGAAAGAAACTTTTGTTACACTATACAAAAGAGAATTTGGTAAAGATTATAATAATATTGATGTAGAATTGGAAAAAAACGGTATTTCTCTTTGGCAGCTCAAAACTGTAGCAAATGAAATTACTGATCCGGTACTTCAAATTTCATTAAAGGATGCAAAACAATTCTCTACTGTTGATCAGATCGATATGGGTGACGAAATTCGTATCCCTATACCAGTAGAACATTATGGGCGTCAAGCAGTCCAAATTATGAAACAAGTTCTTAAACAAAAAATTTCTGATGTCCAAAAAGATATTATTTATAATGAATTTCATGATAAAGTAGGAACTTTATTTTCTGGACGAGTCAAATCAAGGTCAGAAAGCAAATATGGCGGCTATTATATTGCTTTAGAGCGGAAAGATACAGAAGCTTTTTTGCCTTACAGCGAAGCACTTCCTGATGAAATATTAGAACCAGGAGATGTGGTTAAAGTTTATCTAAAGGATGTGTTACAGGTAACAAAAAGAGGCGAAAGTCAAATTATTCTTACTCGTATTAATCCTGCTATAGTCCAAGAATTACTTAAATTGCATATTCCTGAAATTGCTGATGGCACTTTCATTATCAAAGCTGTTGCGCGGAAACCTGGAGAAGTCACAAAAATAGTTCTGCACTCGACAGTAGAGAACTTAGATCCTATCAGCATTACTGTAGGAAAAGCCGGTGCAAATATCAAGCCTATTCGTCAAGAGTTAGGAAGTGAACGCATTGAAATTATACGCTATAAACCAGAAATAAAAGAACTCATTGCTAACGCTATCCGAGCAAGCCGCGTTCTTAAAAATCGTATTGCAGAAGTTTTTAATATTGATCTCAATTACGAAACAAATGAGGCTTTTATTGTTGTAGCAGACGAATTTTTAGCACCTCTCATTGGAAAAGGAGGATCACATCAACGCATGCTGGAAGAAATCCTTGGATGGAAAATTCGATTTAGAACTTATTCTGAATTCGAAGAAGTACTCAAAGAAAAACAAAAAGAAGTCGATAATATATTAGGAATTACCGACTCACATGATTTTGAAATTGTTGAAGATGAAGTAATTTCTCTTGATATGCTTCCTTTTACTCCTGAACAAATTCAGGCACTAGAAGATGCTGGTTTTCATAGTATAACTGAAATTATTGAACTGACAGTAGAGGATTTAACCCAGGAAACTGGACTGAGCCTTAACGAAGCATTAGAAATTTGGAAAATTATAGAAGATAATATCGAAATTGAAGAAGACCATGAATGA
- the infB gene encoding translation initiation factor IF-2, producing the protein MSKEEIKKKVLKLKIKSKSVAEDIKKNNQDISSNTDLTSAPKITNTQGVRKNHLEKSNNRPYPHRKPNEKISHNKTSSDKPQSRQTSEFRKNERRTAFTPAPSINSKTTTHRREIHYKDKHVFDRNNKKLQEDIALTKLQPPNKKKKGEAVIPEEITIGPIVKLSDLARKMNLKSAELISTLFKLGQKATINDDLDADTAILLADEFNCRVIVKDEHEEVQIKIEEDKLEDTAIRPPIVTIMGHVDHGKTKLLDTIRKTNVIAHESGGITQHIGAYSVSIPQGKLSFLDTPGHAAFTAMRARGAEITDIVVLVVSAEEGPKPQTLEAISHAKSAKVPIIVAINKMDLPNANPEKIKQMLVEHGLLPEEWGGDTMFLPVSAMTGEGIPELLEAILLQAEIMELKANPNRTGIGYVIESKMDIGRGAVATVMIKNGTVKIGDSFVSGTTFGRIRAMFDDKGNKITAAGPSTPIEIMGYNSLPDAGDDFHIMSNEDEARSLAERRSILKRNEDIVRQRKATMFNAMEKIQNPNLKEYKVVIKADVNGSLEAILYSLSKLKNTEVKVTVVHSGIGAVGDNDIMLAQTLVDSSANSAAILAFRVRVDSVAKTRAENANIPIRRFNVIYDLVEHVHSVIEGMLDPDISETKIGEAEIKAIIKISNVGKIAGSIVTEGFLRKNNTVRIYRDGIQIWSGKFKTLRRFKDDVNEVEQGFECGISFENYEDFKVGDIIETYNIETKERKFEASNSVS; encoded by the coding sequence ATGTCTAAAGAAGAAATCAAAAAAAAAGTACTAAAATTAAAAATAAAAAGTAAATCTGTTGCAGAAGATATTAAAAAAAATAATCAAGATATTTCTTCAAATACTGATCTGACTTCAGCCCCTAAGATCACGAATACACAAGGAGTCCGTAAAAATCATTTAGAAAAATCTAATAACCGTCCTTATCCTCATAGGAAACCAAACGAAAAAATATCTCATAATAAAACATCCAGTGATAAACCACAATCAAGACAAACGTCTGAATTTCGTAAAAATGAAAGACGCACTGCTTTTACTCCTGCACCATCTATTAATAGCAAAACAACAACTCATCGTAGAGAAATTCATTACAAAGATAAACATGTTTTCGATCGTAATAATAAAAAACTTCAAGAAGACATTGCTTTAACAAAATTACAGCCTCCGAACAAAAAGAAAAAAGGTGAAGCTGTTATTCCTGAAGAAATTACCATTGGTCCTATTGTAAAATTATCAGATTTAGCGCGTAAGATGAATCTCAAATCTGCAGAACTAATATCAACACTATTTAAATTAGGTCAAAAAGCTACTATTAATGATGATTTAGATGCTGATACAGCTATTCTCTTAGCTGATGAATTTAATTGTCGTGTTATTGTAAAAGATGAACATGAAGAAGTACAAATTAAAATAGAAGAAGATAAATTAGAAGATACAGCCATTAGACCTCCTATTGTTACCATTATGGGGCATGTGGATCATGGTAAAACTAAATTGTTGGATACCATTCGAAAAACAAATGTCATTGCTCATGAGTCTGGTGGAATTACTCAACATATCGGCGCATATTCTGTTTCGATTCCTCAAGGTAAACTGTCCTTTCTAGATACTCCCGGACATGCTGCATTTACAGCAATGAGAGCACGAGGTGCTGAAATTACTGATATTGTTGTTTTAGTAGTATCCGCTGAAGAAGGTCCCAAACCTCAAACATTAGAAGCTATTAGTCATGCGAAATCAGCAAAAGTACCAATTATTGTCGCTATTAATAAAATGGATCTTCCTAATGCTAATCCCGAAAAAATTAAACAAATGTTAGTAGAACATGGCCTTTTACCTGAAGAATGGGGTGGAGATACAATGTTTTTACCTGTTTCGGCAATGACAGGCGAAGGTATTCCTGAATTACTGGAAGCAATATTATTACAAGCTGAAATTATGGAGCTCAAAGCCAATCCAAACAGAACAGGAATTGGGTATGTCATAGAGTCCAAAATGGATATTGGTCGTGGTGCTGTTGCTACTGTTATGATCAAAAATGGAACCGTAAAAATTGGAGATTCTTTTGTTTCAGGAACTACTTTTGGCAGAATTCGCGCAATGTTCGATGATAAAGGAAATAAAATTACTGCTGCAGGACCATCCACACCAATAGAAATTATGGGATATAATTCTCTTCCGGATGCTGGAGATGATTTTCATATCATGAGTAATGAAGATGAAGCCAGATCTCTTGCGGAACGCCGCTCTATTCTAAAAAGAAATGAAGATATCGTGCGTCAGAGAAAAGCTACTATGTTCAACGCAATGGAAAAAATACAAAATCCTAACTTAAAAGAATATAAAGTTGTTATTAAAGCTGATGTTAACGGGTCTTTAGAAGCAATATTATACTCTTTATCTAAACTAAAAAATACGGAAGTAAAAGTTACTGTTGTTCATTCCGGTATTGGAGCTGTTGGGGATAATGATATTATGCTAGCCCAAACATTAGTAGACTCATCTGCAAATTCTGCTGCTATTTTAGCGTTTCGTGTACGGGTTGATAGTGTTGCTAAAACAAGGGCAGAAAATGCTAATATTCCTATTCGAAGATTTAATGTTATCTACGATTTAGTAGAACACGTTCATAGTGTTATTGAAGGCATGTTAGATCCTGATATTTCGGAAACCAAGATTGGGGAAGCAGAAATTAAAGCAATCATCAAAATTTCCAATGTAGGAAAAATAGCTGGTTCGATTGTTACTGAAGGATTTCTTCGTAAGAATAATACTGTACGAATTTATCGTGATGGAATACAAATCTGGAGTGGAAAATTTAAAACTTTACGTCGATTTAAAGATGATGTTAACGAAGTAGAACAAGGATTTGAATGTGGTATTTCTTTTGAAAATTATGAGGATTTCAAAGTTGGTGACATTATTGAAACATACAACATCGAGACAAAAGAAAGAAAATTTGAAGCTTCTAATTCTGTTTCTTAG
- the rbfA gene encoding 30S ribosome-binding factor RbfA — protein MIKKINTNNIKSRKIERLKKIFMKEITNIISKEVKDPGIQALSSILDVHLSKDLRIVYVKIRIFSTNKRNINKTLQALRRSSGYISSLVGSNLGLRYSPEIRFDPINDDEYYNIWLNQLIDDETC, from the coding sequence ATGATAAAAAAAATAAATACGAATAATATTAAATCAAGAAAAATAGAACGTTTAAAAAAAATTTTCATGAAAGAAATCACAAATATTATTTCAAAAGAGGTTAAAGATCCAGGTATACAAGCTTTATCAAGTATACTTGATGTCCATTTATCTAAAGATTTAAGAATAGTATATGTAAAAATTCGTATTTTCAGTACCAATAAAAGAAATATCAACAAAACATTACAAGCATTAAGACGTTCATCAGGATATATTTCTTCTTTGGTTGGTTCCAATTTAGGATTAAGATATTCTCCCGAAATTCGTTTTGATCCTATAAACGATGATGAATATTATAATATTTGGCTTAACCAGCTTATTGACGATGAGACATGCTAA